gccggggcggggcgggtgaGGGCCCGGGCGCCCGAGTGATGGGGTGGGCGGGGCCGTCAGCGTCGGGTGGGGCGGGACTAGTGGGGAGGTGAGAGAAGGGGCGCCCGAGTCTGACCACACTGGTCCCTTCATCCCCGGGCTTCCGGAGAAAGGCGTGGCCCAGAGGAGGAGAAGCGAGGTGCCCGGATCGGACGCTTCTCTGCTCCCTGGTCCTCGCGGGATGTCAGGGACCGGCGGGGGCAGGGGTAGGTGAGTGGGCGGGGTCAGCGAGGAGCAGGCAGGTGACAGAGCCGGTAACCGAGTGGGCGGGGCCTgcgaggagaggcagaaggggacCCACCAGTGAGAACTAGAACCCGGACCCAGTAGAGCGCAgggaggggcctgcagggaggagCCGGCGAGGAGGGGCAGTGGCTGAGCTCCGGGATCTCTCGCCCTGCCCACAGTTACAGCCGCATCGTGGGCGGCTGGGACCTGCTGCCGCGCGCGCTGCTGAGCTCGCTGTCCGGGCCGGTGCTGCTGCACGCGCCCGTGGTGGCGATAACGCAGGGGACGCACGATGTGCGTGTGCACATCGCCAGCTCGCGCAGGGCCCGGAGTCTGAAGGCCATGACCGCCGACGTGGTGCTGCTGACCGCGAGCGGGCCGGCGCTGCAGCGCATTACCTTCTCGCCGCCGCTGTCGCGCAGGCGGCAGGAGGCACTGCGCGCGCTACACTACGTGCCAGCCACCAAGGTGTTCCTGAGCTTCCGCCGGCCCTTCTGGCACGACGAGCACATCGAGGGCGGCCACTCGAGCACCGCCCGCCCGTCGCGCGTGATATTCTACCCGCCGCCGGGCGAGGGCGCGCTTCTGCTAGCTTCGTACACGTGGTCCGACGGGGCGGCCACATTCGCCGGCCTGAGCGCGGAAGACGCGATGCGCGTGGCGCTCGACGACGTGGCGGCGCTGCACGGGCCGATCGTGTACCGGCTCTGGGACGGCAGCGGCGTCGTCAAACGCTGGGGCGAGGACCCGCACAGCCAGGGGGGCTTCGTGGTACAGCCGCCATTGCTGTGGCACGAAGACAGGGAGGACGGGCAGGACTACAACTGGGCGGTCCCTTACGGCCGCATCTACTTCGCGGGTGAGCACACGGCCTACCCTCACGGCTGGGTGGAGACCGCGGTCAAGTCGGCGCTTCGGGCGGCTGTGTTGATCAACAGCCGAGAGGAGCACATGTGGAGCGACAGCGACAGCGAGGAGCGGCTTGTCCGTCTGGTGCCCCACCATCCCCGCTGCGAGTTCCAGGAGGGTGGTGCCACCCACAGCCCGGGCGAACATAGGATTACTGTTCGGCACAGCACCCACAAGAGAGCCGAgcattaaatgtattttcagaaaatCCCGCGtggtcctcccctctccctgggtcCAGTCGCTTCCCCGTTTGTGGGAGCAAAGCATTAGCCTTCACAGTAGAAGGGGCTGCACCTATTCTGGAGTCCCAGAAGCTGTCCTACTTCTCCCTGGGGAGTAGGGGTTCCactgagagagggggagaggaggaacaGGACTGCCACGGCTTTGCGCCCCTGGTGAATGGTAAGCACGGTGTCCACTCTGGCTGTCACAAAACAATGGAGTCCTGATCCCAGTAACAGAAAGCTCAATAAGCACTGGAGTTAaacactagtttatttttttcacataagaaGCTGGTAAGCAGAGTCCCCAGAGTGTTTGAACAGCTCTGCAGGCCCTTCCATCTCGATTATGTCCAGGAAGTGTCCCCACACAGCTGCTGGTGGTGGCCATACCCCAGCACCCCATCCTCACTCCTCCAAAAGCCCCAAATCCAGGCGGGTGACAGAGCCCTACCTCCACGAGCCCACAAGGGGCCTTCTCTTAACATCTTATTGGCTGGATCAAGATCACCGGGGTCAGATGTCGGCGCTGCAGCATGGCCAAAAGGGACCACAAGCCACTCCCTTCCCCCAACCAGGTCAGGGCCAAGGTGGcagcctccttcctcccacctacATGAGGACAACTGGACGCCAGAAGTGTCAGTTTAATGATATCAGCTCACTGGGAGAGCATGGGAGGCACGGCGGGAAGGCCTGCCCTCTTCGCACccttcctccccagcctctgGGAGCTGGATAAAGTGCCTGTGCTGGGCGGGCCTACCGGCCCACGGGGTTAGGACTCTgcactttcttcttcctcctctggcaGGATCTCCAGGCTGCTGTCTGGCTGCGGGGCTGTGTCCTCAGGGGGCGGTGGGGCTGGTGGGGCCCgggtgggagagagaggcagtggaGAGGCAGGGGGCGAGGGACTTCGGGGCTCTGTGGGTGGCACCAGACCCAAGACCTCCTGTACGTTGTGGGGCAGctcctggaggggtggggggtggatacGAAAAGTCAGCAGTTTACCAAAGGTGGCGGGTGGGGAAGGCTGCGGGAGAGATCATGAACTCACCGGGCAGGTGGTCAGCTGCCGGTAGAGGGCCTCAGCCCGTGTCAGCACGTCCTCTACGCTCAGCTTCATGGTCAGCTCGTTAATGTGCTGTGGGAGGGGGTGGGtcaggcctgcctgcctgcctgccagcaCTCAACCACCACCGCCCGAGCGCCCACTCAGTGCCTCGTGCTGGGGATACAATGGAGGAAAGACAGACTCGGTGGAGCTGGgggctggtggggaaggggaggtcaTTCCCTCTTAGGCTGCTAGCCAGCTGCAGGATACCGTGAAGGGAAAGGACACTGAGCTCCACCTCTACAGCCCTGCCTCTCATTAATGTACTGGAGCAGGGACAGGTACCCCCATCATGTGCTGGCCACACTGAGGGCACTGCTGGGAGCCAGGGATAAGATGGAGTAGAGAAAAACAGGCCGGGTCTCATGGCCATGGTTCCCTCACCACTTAAccaaccatattttatttttatttattcatgagacagacagacagaggcagaaacataggcagagggagaagcgggcaccatgcagggaacctgatgcaagacttgatcccaaatcccgggatcacgacctgagccgagggcaggcgcccaaccgctgagccacccacgcatccctagGCAACCAGATTTTAAATAATCCTATTTTGAATACCTACTACCCCAAGGTACTGGGGCACAGGCATAGTGCCAGCCTCCACAGAGTTCTCACCTCAACTGACATGTCCATTTATCCAGGtcagggtgggcagggagagggggaggactGGGAAGGAGCCAGGGCCTCACCTTGAGGATCTCATTGGAGCCGAAGCCAGAAAGCATGAGGGTATCACGTTCCATGTCCAGAATGGCACAGGCCACCAGCAGGTGCAGATTGGGGCCAGGGAGGCCTGTCCACAGCACCTAGAAGAACCAGAGGGAGCTGTCATGGCCCAGGCTCTGCCTGAGGTCCCACCTaggtctgcccccacccctctgtcCATTTCCCAGCAGCCTCCCAGCTCAGAACAGCTGACCgatttctctctgcccttctacCCAAACTGGCAGGCCCACCTCCCATAGCCGGAGGACATCCGGGAAGGGGAATTCTCTCTTGAACCAGATGAGCAGCCACCGGAAGCAGAAGCAAAGAGAGCCAGAGTCCTGGGAGTCTGGAGGAAGGCAGTGGTGGGAAGGGTGGTACTCAGCAAAGAACAAGCTCAAAATCCATTCCAATCCCATTCTAATTCAGTGTGCATGGTGGTCAGACTGAGACTCCTATTCTGGCTGTAAGAATCTCTAccagtgggcagccccagtggcgcagcagtttagcgccctctgcagcccacggcgtgatcctggagacccgggatggagtcacatgtcaggctccctgcggggtgtctgcttctccctctgcctgtgtctctgcctctctctctcttttctctatgaataaataaaatctttaaaaaaaaaaaaaaaagaaaaaaagaatctctacCAGTCTAGACAAGTAACTTATGCCCAGGAAGGGAAAGGCTTCAGGGGTGAGCCAGGAATGCTCTGTGTCAAGAGGAACCTTTCCCATTCTGCCTTCCAGACTCCCAAATGAGGTGAGCTAATTCCATTTTCTACTGTCTCATAAGAGGGATGCAGGacactcagggaaaaaaaaaaatctttaatactCAATGCCAGTGGACACGAGAGGAAGTGGACACTTACTCAGCTAACAAAAACATAAGCTGGTAAAAATTTCCAGGAAAGCGCTGATGGGAACAAACGTTTCAAAAGCTGTAAAAAGATCTACTGCCCCTAATATAATTCCACTTCTTGGAATTTAACCTAAAGAAATTATCCAGACAATATTCGTCATGATGAAAAACTACAAATAACTGCAATGTCCAGCAGGTCGAGTTTGACCTCCTCTTGTATGTATTTAAGACAGAAGGTCACAAAGTCGGGCAGCGAGTGTCCAAGCACCCGTGGAAGTGTTTTCTTGCACTGTTTCCTCTTCAGTGAAGTGATGCCAGCAATATCTCCCTCCCCCAAGGCCACCTAAATTTCAGTAAAGAAATGCCCATAAATGAGTTAATTCATCATCCGTgttcaaaagaatacaaaaaaaaaaaaaaaaaaaaaagaacaataccATCAACAGCAATTTTTACTTTActtatgggaatttttttttctccccttaatACCGTATATGCAAcaagaaatgattttaaagtcaGACTCCACCAGTCCcagccccagagcccagagcacaGCATTCTGATCCCCGGCTCAAAGGGAGAGGAGTTGAGAAGGGCCAGGAGCCAACCCCAGGCCTTATCTGCAAAGTATGGGATTGAGGGTAGCCTGAAGGAGCCAGCTCCATGGGGCAGGCAGGGTACACAGGGGGGCGCTCGCAGCCACACTCACTGGGTTTTGCTCCAAACCAATCCTGCTTTTATGTGTAAATTTTAGGTTCTGGCTTTTGCAGAGAGGTTTCTCTTGTCTGGACCCAGCCCAAATGTCCTTGACACTGTCAGCGGCCAGTTCCAGGGATGACATGGCAGGCTTGCGGCCCCTCGCTTCCTTGCCAGCCCACTGAGACACTTACCCAGGAAATCACAAAGCGGCGGGTCCAGCACTCTCAGGAGCAGCAGCAGTTGTCCGAGTTGCCGCTTCATTGTCTCCTGACTCTCTTCGAAGTTCCCGTGCTGCAGGAGGGAGGGCCACGTGAGGAGCCAGACCCCAATCCCTTGGAGGGGGTCTGCCTCCcgtgcctgccttgggcctcaCCACGAGCTCCATGAAGCCACAGAAACACCAGAAGGCATCCACCTCGTTCTGAATGACGTAGAGGATCGGGGAGAGGAGATCACTCATGCCCTGGACGTAGCCTGGCAGTGGGTGGACAGGAGATTAGCACCCCCCAAGGGAAGGCCTGGCCCCCAACCCCTTCCTGGGCTGGCATCGCACCGAGATCAAAGTGGTACATGCAGTAGGTGAGGAGGATGTCGTTCAGCAGGCCCAGCCCTGGGTTCTCAGGACCCTCATAGAATTTGTTGGTCCTATCAGTACGGCTCACATCTCTCTCTGTAAAGACAGGGTGCAAAACGCTAAGGTGGAAAGGCTGCGGGGGTCCGTCACTACTGGCCCCAGGCACCAGCCCCCACTCCTCCGTGGCAGACCCCAGGCAGGTGTGAGTCGGTCCAGAAACTATCTCGAGTGCCTTGGCATGAGGATTTCCACTGCTTCATGCTAGCCACACTGCCACAGCCTCCCAGCTACTAACCATTCACAGATGGGAAACAGAGGCCCAAGGAGGCAAAATCACTTGCCAAGATCTCACGAGGAGTAGACAGCAGATCCAAACCCTGAGGGGTCTGGGTCCCTTATctgctccccatctcctcctgccCATCCTGGCTACTCCCACCACTGCTCCCCCTCATCTCCCCATTGCAGAGGGTGTCATCCTattcctggggaggcaggggcttCCCTGTCCTCTCCCTGCTGTTTGCCATCTCTCCACCCCACCCTTGGCTCTGCAACCTACCGATGAGGCTGCGGTAACCATGCAGCAGTGAGTTCCTCCGCTCCTGCTCGGGGCTCACAGATTTCCACTGCAGCTTCATTCGGAAGTACTCATCCctgggtggcggggggggggggggggggggtgaaaacCAGGCCACCTACTCATCCTTGCCACCCCCAAGCTTCTTATTTTGACATTTCTCATGACACAGAACATccttgtgaggtttttttttttttaagaaattttttaaaagtaatctctatccccCAACGTAGGATTCAAACTCataactctaagatcaagagttgcatgctctactgactgagccagccaggtggcttTTGTTCAAAGTCTGTGGGATTTTGTTCAAAGTCTGTCATCCCTGCTGGACAGAGAGCACTGGGGCGGGGGCCAGGACACATAGCAGGGGCGCAACGTGTACCAGGTGAGAGGAGAAGCGGGCCCCACGGGGTAAGGAAGCCCACCACAGAGCAATGATTGCTAGAACAAAAAAACAGCGATGGACATGGGAGACAAGCCTGCCTGCTTCCTGCTGTCTGCCTGTATGACGGCGGTGCCCAGCACACAGAGGGCTCATGTCTGACACTGTGCACCCAtgatgtgccaggtactgtgctgtGATGGGGGATATGTCCGACTTGGGGAGCTGGAGCCTGGCGAGGGGGGTCATAGCCTCTCACTCACGTTTTCTTGCGTACATGGGCCTTATGCTCCTCGGCCGAGCCCTCCCAGCTGAGGTACCCCAGGAGGAACTTCCAAGCATCACGCCTCAGGCCAGGGCTCAGACCCTGGGAGAGAGAGCGGGCCCAGCGGTTCAGAGGGGGCCCCTGGCTCCACCCAGTCCCCCTAATTGCCCCCTGACAAGACACCCCCGGCGCCTTACCCCCGAGAAGATGCGGGCCTTCAGCACTGGGACCTCCTGCAGGCGGCCCTCGGGTCCCACATGGTGGGTCCACTCCTCCTCTGTGACTGGAGGGGCCCGCTCCACAGCTGGCCGTGGCCCCAACTCCACCTGAGCCATACAACGCAGGTGAGCCCCAAGTCACCCACATCCTCCCTGGCCCCGACCCAGGCCACCTGCGAGTTAACTCAGAGCCCTTCTCAGCTCCACAAACAGCATGCAAGGTGGGAAGTACCCACTTCTCTGGGTCAGCACCAAAGCCACCCTCCACGTCAGGAAGGGCCCCCGGTAATAACAGGTGATGGGTACGCAGGCTATGAGCACTCTCCCTGAAATCACTCCTCATGCCATCTGATGACTGGGGGGCTGGATCATCCCCAACACCAGGGAAAAGGAGGCCCACAGAATTATAGCCGGCTGCCCAGGTGACAGCCAGAAGACAGCAGGGTCCACCTGATACTCACACAGGAAATGACCTCAAACCCAGGCTCTGGCTCATCATCGGGGGGTGGAGGAAGGTCGGGGGAGGCCCCCTCTGGGTGTGGCTGCAGGGCTCCCCGGAAGAAGTTGGTCACACGGGAGAAGCTGCTGAAGGTGGTGGAGTAGGGATCCTGGAGAAAGCGCTGTGGACAGGGCCAAGGGGAAGGGGAGTCACAgctccaccccatcccacccacaGGGGCCAGGCAGGGCTCTGGGATACTCACAGACACCACGTTGGAGCTGTCCTGGTCAAAGAGTTGGAGGTGGTGGAAGGAGCTGGAGAGGGCCGACGAGTCGTGGGGGAAAACAAGGTAGAGGCGGGAGTCCTgcggggagctggggagggggcaggatggTGACATGCAGGCCAAAGGCCTCACCTGTGTCCCTTCCCCCTTGGGGCCCAGTGCCAAATGGCCCCCGGGGAATCCTTCACCTAAGGCCTGACCACAGCTGGACCCCGGGGGCGAGCCATACAACCCAGGGCTGGCCACTGAGGGCCAAGGCCGTCCTGCCTGCCAGAGTGACTGGTTCAGGGATAGGCCAGTGCAAGGCAGCTCGGGGGATGCTGCTGGGGAAGGAGATGCTTCTGTTACCAGGGATGCTAAGCCAGGTCTGCAGAAACCCTCCTGCCCCAGCACGATACCaactcagagggaaaaaaaacaattcttcttAATGTTCCAGGACCCAGGTCCTGCCCGAAATCAGACCATCCCTTGGCTTTGCGGTTACACGTGCCAGTTGattccctttttctgtttttcaatcaGGCTGTTGTTTTCACAGTCCCAAGGGGCCCGGCTGCAGCAGCAAAAGCCCGGTGCTGGGAAGAGGCTCACCTGGCCAACAGCAGGTAGCGGCTGAGGACACGGAGAAGGGCTCGGGTACCCCCGCGGTGAAAGTGCAGGGCGGGCAGGGAGCCTCCAGCCTGGGTCACCAAGACCAGGTAGGCCCAGCTGAGGCCAGGTTTGGACCGGCGGATGGACTTGAGCTCCCCAAGACTCACCGAGAACGCCCATGAGCCCCGGGAGGAACTGGGCTCCACACCTAGGAACAGCACAGATAGCCTTTGAGAGCTGGGTCACCTCCCATGTCCTTGGAAACACAACTGACTTGCTCTAAGATCTCCCTTGGCGCTCTGTGGCCCTCAGAGTGAAGCCCATGTTCCTCAACCTCATGGCAGGCCCCTCATGTCTATCTCCTGCCCCCTCTTCACTCCAGACACCACACTCGAGCCACAGCTCGAATACCCTAAACACACCCAGGGCCGCCCTGTGCCTCTGGCCTTGCATGGCTGCCCTCTCTGCTGGGGAGAAAActcccaggtgtccccccaagAGCCAGGGGCTGGCATCACTCCTTCCTGGAAGGCTTCTCCATTCCCCAGAAGGGCCAGATGCCTCCTCTG
This portion of the Vulpes lagopus strain Blue_001 chromosome 2, ASM1834538v1, whole genome shotgun sequence genome encodes:
- the IL4I1 gene encoding L-amino-acid oxidase, with the protein product MASSVGYLLVLVSTFLSLVGSLDWKTSHGQDSFEKCMHDPDYEVLLKVVTLGLNRTSKPQRVIVVGAGAAGLVAAKVLSDAGHKVTILEADNRIGGRILTYRDRKTGWIGELGAMRMPSSHRILHELCKSLGLNLTKFTQYDENTWIEVNNLKLRNYVVEKMPEKLGYKLSPREKGHSPEEIYQMALNRALKDLKTLGCRKAMRKFEKHTLLEYLLGEGNLSQPAVRLLGDVMSKDGFFYLSFAEALRAHSSLSDDLRYSRIVGGWDLLPRALLSSLSGPVLLHAPVVAITQGTHDVRVHIASSRRARSLKAMTADVVLLTASGPALQRITFSPPLSRRRQEALRALHYVPATKVFLSFRRPFWHDEHIEGGHSSTARPSRVIFYPPPGEGALLLASYTWSDGAATFAGLSAEDAMRVALDDVAALHGPIVYRLWDGSGVVKRWGEDPHSQGGFVVQPPLLWHEDREDGQDYNWAVPYGRIYFAGEHTAYPHGWVETAVKSALRAAVLINSREEHMWSDSDSEERLVRLVPHHPRCEFQEGGATHSPGEHRITVRHSTHKRAEH
- the TBC1D17 gene encoding TBC1 domain family member 17 isoform X1; its protein translation is MEGAGYRVVFEKGGVYLHTSAKKHQDPDSLIAGVIRVVEKDSDVLLHWVPVEEAGDSTQILFSKKDVSGGDSCTSEEEPTFDPGYEPDWAVISTVRPQSRHSEPTRGVEPSSSRGSWAFSVSLGELKSIRRSKPGLSWAYLVLVTQAGGSLPALHFHRGGTRALLRVLSRYLLLASSPQDSRLYLVFPHDSSALSSSFHHLQLFDQDSSNVVSRFLQDPYSTTFSSFSRVTNFFRGALQPHPEGASPDLPPPPDDEPEPGFEVISCVELGPRPAVERAPPVTEEEWTHHVGPEGRLQEVPVLKARIFSGGLSPGLRRDAWKFLLGYLSWEGSAEEHKAHVRKKTDEYFRMKLQWKSVSPEQERRNSLLHGYRSLIERDVSRTDRTNKFYEGPENPGLGLLNDILLTYCMYHFDLGYVQGMSDLLSPILYVIQNEVDAFWCFCGFMELVHGNFEESQETMKRQLGQLLLLLRVLDPPLCDFLDSQDSGSLCFCFRWLLIWFKREFPFPDVLRLWEVLWTGLPGPNLHLLVACAILDMERDTLMLSGFGSNEILKHINELTMKLSVEDVLTRAEALYRQLTTCPELPHNVQEVLGLVPPTEPRSPSPPASPLPLSPTRAPPAPPPPEDTAPQPDSSLEILPEEEEESAES
- the TBC1D17 gene encoding TBC1 domain family member 17 isoform X2, with amino-acid sequence MEGAGYRVVFEKGGVYLHTSAKKHQDPDSLIAGVIRVVEKDSDVLLHWVPVEEAGDSTQILFSKKDVSGGDSCTSEEEPTFDPGYEPDWAVISTVRPQSRHSEPTRGVEPSSSRGSWAFSVSLGELKSIRRSKPGLSWAYLVLVTQAGGSLPALHFHRGGTRALLRVLSRYLLLASSPQDSRLYLVFPHDSSALSSSFHHLQLFDQDSSNVVSRFLQDPYSTTFSSFSRVTNFFRGALQPHPEGASPDLPPPPDDEPEPGFEVISCVELGPRPAVERAPPVTEEEWTHHVGPEGRLQEVPVLKARIFSGGLSPGLRRDAWKFLLGYLSWEGSAEEHKAHVRKKTDEYFRMKLQWKSVSPEQERRNSLLHGYRSLIERDVSRTDRTNKFYEGPENPGLGLLNDILLTYCMYHFDLGYVQGMSDLLSPILYVIQNEVDAFWCFCGFMELVHGNFEESQETMKRQLGQLLLLLRVLDPPLCDFLDSQDSGSLCFCFRWLLIWFKREFPFPDVLRLWEVLWTGLPGPNLHLLVACAILDMERDTLMLSGFGSNEILKHEALSGRSGGGG